A part of Fundulus heteroclitus isolate FHET01 chromosome 23, MU-UCD_Fhet_4.1, whole genome shotgun sequence genomic DNA contains:
- the LOC105936659 gene encoding uncharacterized protein LOC105936659, translating into MTKRLSALVLLTIVSVTQTNEDPPQIPFKVVDIGGNVTLHCPVSNTGGKFFHWYKQPLGHMMQTVASASIAGLKLTEQFKNNRFNLAEGASQYSLTIKNISKEDEAAYLCQNGTAYFQSFAAGIYLAVNDCNRETVTRVKQTPETASVQEGDMVTLHCSLLSKTPVVSSQCSAKYDVHWFRVGSGESHLSFIYTHKNSSDTHKSSCVHRLSKTIRTSSDTGIYYCAVVTCGEILFGEGTKVETRAHEKPVLIVLGLLLGLCLIVIAVLIFSRD; encoded by the exons ATGACTAAAAGACTGTCTGCTCTGGTTCTTCTTACTATAGTTT ctGTCACTCAAACTAACGAAGATCCTCCTCAGATCCCTTTCAAAGTGGTTGACATTGGCGGGAATGTTACTTTGCATTGTCCAGTTTCAAATACGGGAGGCAAATTCTTCCACTGGTACAAGCAGCCACTTGGACATATGATGCAGACTGTCGCTTCAGCAAGTATAGCTGGGCTAAAATTGACTGAACAATTTAAGAACAATCGCTTTAACCTAGCCGAGGGAGCATCTCAGTACTCTCTTACCATCAAAAACATCAGTAAGGAGGATGAAGCGGCATATTTATGTCAAAACGGGACTGCttattttcaaagttttgcTGCTGGTATCTACTTGGCCGTGAACG ATTGTAACAGAGAAACAGTGACTCGTGTCAAACAAACTCCAGAGACAGCATCAGTCCAGGAGGGTGACATGGTTACTCTCCACTGTTCTCTTCTCTCCAAGACTCCTGTGGTCTCCAGTCAATGTTCAGCTAAATACGATGTGCACTGGTTCAGAGTGGGATCAGGAGAATCCCATCTAAGCTTCATTTACACTCACAAGAACAGCAGTGACACTCACAAAAGCAGCTGTGTCCACCGACTGTCCAAAACTATTCGGACCTCCTCAGATACTGGGATATACTACTGCGCTGTGGTCACGTGTGGAGAGATCTTGTTTGGAGAAGGGACTAAAGTAGAGACAA GAGCACATGAGAAACCTGTTCTCATTGTACTTGGTTTGCTGCTGGGTCTATGCTTGATTGTGATTGCAGTTCTTATATTCTCTAGAGATTGA